Proteins encoded together in one Planctomyces sp. SH-PL14 window:
- a CDS encoding PVC-type heme-binding CxxCH protein, which produces MQLRSFLWSLAVTVSLGRLGIADDVRRADAVVAQAPLPNAGDAPAQKRTVNQPVLVNDVPATEGFTPIFDGKTLEGWRGEMDYWRVEDGIIVGEAKGKPLDHNTFLVWDQGEVDDFEIRLMFRLTGTDEKAANSGLQFRSQQLPDGHVVGYQADIDLAGNWVGALYDEHGRAVLAKRGQKTEIAQDGKRTESSLGSAEALLAKIKKGDWNEYTIIARGNHITLKVNNEVTAEVIDAQKDPGGDTNKQGERKGLFALQLHSGPPQKVEFKDIRLKRLPLAEGKKVVFVAGRPSHAPREHEHNAGCRLLAKSLEAAAEAAGTPIVTTVYSNGFPKDMTAFDNADTVVSYCDGGGGHYLVPVIKDFDKVMSRGVGLVCIHYAVEIPAGEAGNALLKWIGGYFEANWSVNPHWLGKFEKLPDHPVTRGVKPFEINDEWYYHMRFRPNMEGVTPILTALPPRETLSRPDGPHSGNPAVREAVLEKKEPQHMAWAAERADGKGRGFGFTGAHFHRNWQNDDFRKLVLNAIAWTAHAEVPKEGFVSPTPTADQLEQNLDPKGQPKKAAAAPAAAPAQAAGKPGTKAAGSTGIVSTKSEGHSATLDADITGAKQLYLVVTDGGDGFGCDWADWAEPRLVGPEGEKKLTDLKWRSGTSDFGQPTAGQNCNGGPLTIDGKTVEYGIGTHANSVVAFDLPDGHKFTRFKARCGIDDGGSRQGCGSTVQFHVFTEAPPAGFAAAKTGGGDREPTLAVAQLDVAEGLDATLFAAEPTLLSPSDIDVDHKGRVWVCEVVNYRHRSGERPEGDRILVLEDTNEDGVSDKTHVFYQGREVDTAHGICVLGNRVIVSVGDKVWNFYDDNGDLKADRKELMFSGIAGTQHDHGIHAFVFGPDGKLYFNFGNAGRQIRDKDGKPIVDKMGNEINDSRKPYQEGMVFRCDLDGSNLETLGWNFRNNWEVAVDSFGSLWQSDNDDDGNRGVRINFVMEYGNYGFKDEMTGASWQTPRTNIETEIPLRHWHLNDPGVMPNLLQTGGGAPTGICIYEGTLLPKTFQNQIIHCDAGPNVVRAYPAKPAGAGYTAEMVNILFGARDNWFRPSDACVAPDGSLIVSDWYDPGVGGHRMGDADKGRIFRVAPPKAPYKSPKYDFTTADGAVEALKSPNMEARYLAWQALHKMGADAVPALTRLAASDNPRFAARALWLLGKQNDTSKRAAIVIQALRSADSDLRIVGIRLARQLLAEGTELSEIHDAVNIHDPSPAVRRELLVGLRELKLESHPELPGAWAELASQYDGKDRWYLEALGIAADGRWDSLLDAWLKKIGNDWNTPAGRDIVWRSRATKTPGLLLQIISDASTGTADLPRYFRAFDFLTGGDKDQSIVELAFSGVPGDDAKKTLVSAEAISRLQGFDLKAKPEYKAALERVLEAKKGTVEYVKLVDKFDLKDHDIALLKLAQEHPEEQVGVEAVRSLLNRGQQKSLVAAAHAKDQQLAKSVVTAIGLAADGRARKLLSDLMNDDAAGLDVRRAAARGLGNIRQGAEDLLKLAEEKKYDPSLKDALASALSGAQWNDVRQKAAAIFPAPPSKNNEPVPPLDQLVKRNGTVAEGRVVFNTTGTCNKCHIVNGIGREIGPNLSEIGKKLSKQALFESILYPSAGISHNYESYTVVTTGGEVLTGLIVSDTAEGITLKDSNGLTRMLKQSEIEEKKKQQVSLMPADLQKLMTIGELVDVVEYLQTLKVAETK; this is translated from the coding sequence ATGCAGCTCCGTTCGTTCCTCTGGTCACTGGCCGTGACCGTCTCCCTCGGTCGGTTGGGCATCGCCGACGATGTCCGCCGCGCTGATGCCGTCGTCGCACAGGCTCCGCTGCCGAACGCGGGCGACGCCCCCGCCCAGAAGAGGACCGTGAACCAGCCGGTCCTGGTCAACGACGTCCCGGCGACCGAAGGCTTCACGCCGATCTTCGACGGCAAGACCCTCGAGGGCTGGCGCGGAGAGATGGACTACTGGCGCGTCGAAGACGGCATCATCGTCGGCGAAGCCAAGGGGAAGCCGCTCGACCACAACACGTTCCTCGTGTGGGACCAGGGGGAGGTCGACGACTTCGAGATTCGCCTCATGTTCCGCCTCACCGGGACCGACGAGAAGGCGGCTAACAGCGGCCTCCAGTTCCGCAGCCAGCAGCTTCCGGACGGCCATGTCGTCGGCTACCAGGCGGACATCGACCTGGCCGGCAACTGGGTCGGAGCGCTCTACGACGAGCACGGCCGGGCGGTCCTCGCCAAGCGGGGCCAGAAGACCGAGATCGCCCAGGACGGCAAGCGGACCGAAAGCAGCCTCGGCAGCGCCGAGGCCCTCCTCGCTAAGATCAAGAAGGGGGACTGGAACGAGTACACGATCATCGCCCGCGGCAACCACATCACCCTCAAGGTCAACAACGAGGTGACCGCCGAGGTGATCGACGCCCAGAAGGACCCCGGCGGCGACACGAACAAGCAGGGTGAACGGAAGGGGCTCTTCGCCCTCCAGCTTCACTCCGGCCCGCCGCAGAAGGTTGAGTTCAAGGACATCCGCCTCAAGCGGCTGCCGCTGGCCGAAGGGAAGAAGGTTGTCTTCGTCGCCGGACGTCCCAGCCACGCCCCGCGGGAGCACGAGCACAACGCCGGCTGCCGCCTGCTTGCCAAGAGCCTGGAAGCGGCGGCCGAAGCGGCCGGCACGCCGATCGTCACGACCGTCTACTCGAACGGCTTTCCGAAGGACATGACGGCGTTCGACAACGCCGACACCGTCGTCTCCTACTGCGATGGCGGCGGGGGACACTACCTCGTCCCGGTCATCAAGGACTTCGACAAGGTGATGAGCCGCGGCGTCGGCCTCGTCTGCATCCACTACGCCGTCGAAATCCCGGCGGGTGAAGCGGGGAACGCCCTCCTCAAGTGGATCGGCGGTTACTTCGAAGCGAACTGGTCGGTCAACCCGCACTGGCTCGGCAAGTTCGAGAAGCTTCCGGACCATCCGGTGACGCGGGGCGTGAAGCCGTTCGAGATCAACGACGAGTGGTACTACCACATGCGGTTCCGCCCCAACATGGAAGGGGTGACGCCGATCCTGACCGCCCTCCCGCCGCGCGAGACGCTCAGCCGTCCCGATGGCCCGCACAGCGGCAACCCGGCGGTCCGGGAAGCGGTCCTCGAGAAGAAGGAGCCGCAGCACATGGCCTGGGCCGCCGAACGGGCGGATGGCAAGGGACGCGGCTTCGGCTTCACCGGGGCCCACTTCCATCGCAACTGGCAGAACGACGACTTCCGCAAGCTCGTCCTGAATGCGATCGCCTGGACCGCTCATGCCGAGGTCCCGAAGGAAGGCTTCGTCAGCCCGACTCCGACCGCCGACCAGCTGGAGCAGAACCTCGATCCCAAGGGACAGCCGAAGAAGGCAGCGGCAGCTCCCGCCGCCGCGCCGGCCCAGGCCGCCGGCAAGCCGGGGACGAAGGCGGCCGGATCGACCGGAATCGTCTCGACGAAGTCCGAAGGGCACTCCGCCACACTCGACGCCGACATCACCGGAGCGAAGCAGCTCTATCTCGTCGTCACCGACGGCGGTGACGGCTTCGGCTGCGACTGGGCCGACTGGGCCGAGCCGCGGCTGGTCGGGCCGGAGGGGGAGAAGAAGCTGACCGACCTCAAGTGGCGCTCCGGAACGAGCGACTTCGGCCAGCCGACTGCGGGACAGAACTGCAACGGCGGACCGCTGACCATCGACGGCAAGACCGTCGAATACGGCATCGGCACGCACGCCAACTCGGTGGTCGCCTTCGACCTGCCGGACGGCCACAAGTTCACCCGCTTCAAGGCCCGCTGCGGCATCGACGATGGCGGCAGCCGGCAGGGCTGCGGATCGACCGTCCAGTTCCACGTCTTCACCGAGGCGCCGCCGGCGGGATTCGCCGCGGCCAAAACGGGGGGCGGGGACCGCGAACCGACCCTCGCCGTCGCGCAGCTCGACGTCGCCGAAGGGCTCGACGCCACGTTGTTCGCCGCCGAACCGACGCTGCTGAGCCCGAGTGACATCGACGTCGACCACAAAGGACGGGTCTGGGTCTGCGAAGTCGTGAACTATCGCCACCGCAGCGGCGAGCGTCCGGAAGGGGACCGAATCCTCGTCCTCGAAGACACGAACGAGGACGGCGTGAGCGACAAGACGCACGTCTTCTATCAAGGGCGCGAAGTCGACACGGCCCACGGGATCTGTGTCCTGGGAAACCGGGTCATCGTCTCCGTCGGCGACAAGGTCTGGAACTTCTATGACGACAACGGCGACCTCAAGGCGGACCGCAAGGAGCTGATGTTCTCCGGAATCGCCGGGACGCAGCACGACCACGGCATCCACGCCTTCGTCTTCGGGCCCGACGGCAAGCTCTATTTCAACTTCGGCAACGCGGGCCGGCAGATCCGCGATAAGGACGGCAAGCCGATCGTCGACAAGATGGGAAACGAGATCAACGACTCCCGCAAGCCGTACCAGGAAGGGATGGTCTTCCGCTGCGACCTCGACGGCTCGAATCTGGAAACGCTGGGCTGGAACTTCCGCAACAACTGGGAAGTGGCGGTCGACTCGTTCGGGTCGCTCTGGCAGTCGGACAACGATGACGACGGCAACCGCGGTGTGCGGATCAACTTCGTCATGGAGTACGGGAACTACGGCTTCAAGGACGAGATGACGGGAGCGAGCTGGCAGACGCCCCGGACCAACATCGAGACGGAGATTCCGCTCCGGCACTGGCACCTCAACGACCCCGGCGTCATGCCGAACCTGCTGCAGACGGGAGGGGGAGCCCCCACCGGCATCTGCATCTACGAAGGGACGCTCCTTCCGAAGACGTTCCAGAACCAGATCATCCATTGCGACGCCGGGCCGAACGTCGTCCGGGCCTATCCCGCCAAGCCGGCCGGAGCCGGCTACACCGCCGAGATGGTCAATATCCTGTTCGGCGCTCGGGACAACTGGTTCCGGCCGTCGGATGCCTGCGTCGCGCCGGACGGCTCGCTGATCGTTTCCGACTGGTATGACCCGGGGGTCGGCGGACACCGCATGGGAGACGCCGACAAGGGACGGATCTTCCGTGTCGCTCCGCCCAAGGCGCCCTACAAGAGTCCGAAGTACGACTTCACGACCGCCGACGGAGCGGTCGAAGCCCTCAAGAGCCCGAACATGGAAGCCCGCTACCTGGCGTGGCAGGCCCTTCACAAGATGGGCGCGGACGCCGTACCGGCACTGACCCGGCTGGCCGCCAGCGACAATCCCCGGTTCGCCGCGCGGGCCCTCTGGCTCCTCGGCAAGCAGAATGACACGTCCAAGCGGGCCGCCATCGTCATCCAGGCTCTCCGCTCCGCCGACTCCGACCTGCGGATCGTCGGCATCCGTCTCGCCCGCCAGCTTCTCGCCGAAGGGACGGAACTCTCCGAGATCCACGACGCGGTCAACATCCACGACCCGTCGCCCGCCGTTCGCCGCGAACTCCTGGTCGGCCTCCGCGAGCTCAAGCTCGAGTCGCACCCGGAACTGCCGGGAGCCTGGGCCGAGCTTGCCTCGCAGTACGACGGCAAGGACCGCTGGTATCTGGAAGCCCTCGGGATCGCCGCCGACGGCCGCTGGGATTCGCTCCTCGACGCGTGGCTCAAAAAGATCGGCAACGACTGGAACACGCCGGCCGGCCGTGACATCGTCTGGCGCTCCCGCGCGACAAAGACGCCCGGCCTTCTGCTCCAGATCATTTCGGACGCCTCGACGGGGACGGCGGACCTGCCGCGGTACTTCCGGGCCTTCGACTTCCTCACCGGTGGAGACAAGGACCAGTCGATTGTCGAGCTCGCCTTCTCCGGAGTTCCCGGGGACGACGCGAAGAAGACCCTCGTCTCGGCCGAGGCGATCAGCCGTCTCCAGGGCTTCGACCTCAAGGCCAAGCCCGAATACAAGGCCGCCCTCGAACGGGTCCTGGAAGCGAAGAAGGGGACTGTCGAATACGTGAAGCTCGTCGACAAGTTCGACCTCAAGGACCACGACATCGCCCTCCTGAAGCTCGCGCAGGAGCATCCCGAGGAGCAGGTCGGGGTCGAAGCCGTCCGCTCGCTCCTGAATCGCGGACAGCAGAAGTCGCTCGTCGCCGCCGCCCACGCGAAAGACCAGCAACTCGCCAAGTCGGTCGTAACGGCGATCGGCCTTGCCGCCGACGGCCGGGCCCGCAAGCTCCTCTCGGATCTCATGAACGACGATGCCGCCGGACTCGACGTCCGCCGCGCCGCGGCGCGGGGGCTCGGCAACATCCGCCAGGGGGCGGAGGACCTGCTGAAGCTGGCCGAAGAGAAGAAGTACGATCCCTCGCTCAAGGACGCCCTGGCGAGCGCGCTCTCGGGGGCCCAGTGGAACGACGTCCGCCAGAAGGCGGCGGCGATCTTTCCGGCTCCCCCGAGCAAGAACAACGAGCCCGTGCCACCGCTCGACCAGCTCGTGAAGCGCAACGGCACCGTGGCGGAAGGGCGGGTCGTCTTCAACACGACCGGAACCTGCAACAAGTGTCACATCGTCAACGGCATCGGCCGGGAGATCGGACCGAACCTCTCGGAGATCGGCAAGAAGCTCAGCAAGCAGGCCCTCTTCGAGTCGATCCTCTATCCGAGCGCCGGGATCAGCCACAACTACGAGTCCTACACGGTCGTGACGACCGGCGGGGAGGTCCTGACGGGCCTCATCGTCAGCGACACCGCGGAGGGGATCACGCTCAAGGACTCGAACGGTCTGACCCGCATGCTGAAGCAGAGCGAGATCGAAGAGAAGAAGAAGCAGCAGGTCTCGCTGATGCCGGCCGACCTGCAGAAGCTGATGACGATCGGGGAACTCGTCGATGTCGTCGAGTACCTGCAGACGCTGAAGGTCGCGGAAACGAAGTAG